One window of Triticum dicoccoides isolate Atlit2015 ecotype Zavitan chromosome 5A, WEW_v2.0, whole genome shotgun sequence genomic DNA carries:
- the LOC119300964 gene encoding uncharacterized protein LOC119300964, whose translation MAAKVLQLRSADGKVLVAPAWDYRPTAAQALPLEMRVPSRALERVLQYWTKHSLAKATGESRESLARWDANFQRRLEEDGLAKEAAAAAQELRRYGVHHGGRPRRHATTGASDVAAPATATRADPVRAWCQLVHHLKGVNHGEPSPAPTASIAFHASDIAVAARPGPATTLPAAPGTEPVGVRCAIRALGRQMAEDEESACHHRKRPTSKAANAAAPVKKVSCPVASKACSFVGSTPLPAPATAVKKMTPAVSTLRARRGMGELSCKVPKQNQSPLSVTAVAAPRKQPIPCLSPVVLRPC comes from the coding sequence ATGGCGGCGAAGGTGCTCCAGCTCCGTAGCGCCGACGGCAAGGTGCTCGTCGCTCCGGCGTGGGACTATCGCCCGACCGCCGCCCAAGCCCTCCCGCTGGAGATGCGGGTGCCCTCGCGCGCCCTCGAGAGGGTGCTCCAGTACTGGACCAAGCACAGCCTGGCCAAGGCCACCGGTGAGTCCCGGGAGTCCCTCGCCCGCTGGGACGCCAACTTCCAGCGCCGTCTCGAGGAAGACGGCctcgccaaggaggccgccgcagccgcccaagAACTCCGCCGCTACGGCGTCCACCATGGAGGGCGTCCCCGTCGCCACGCCACCACAGGCGCATCTGATGTCGCTGCTCCAGCCACCGCCACCCGTGCTGATCCCGTCCGTGCCTGGTGCCAACTCGTTCACCACCTCAAGGGTGTCAACCACGGAGAACCTAGCCCGGCGCCGACGGCGTCCATCGCTTTCCATGCCTCCGATATCGCCGTGGCCGCGCGCCCTGGGCCTGCCACCACCTTGCCGGCCGCTCCTGGTACTGAACCCGTTGGTGTCCGGTGCGCCATCCGTGCCCTTGGACGCCAGATGGCTGAAGACGAGGAGTCTGCTTGCCACCACCGCAAGCGCCCGACTTCCAAGGCTGCCAATGCTGCAGCGCCCGTGAAGAAGGTCTCTTGCCCCGTCGCTTCCAAGGCTTGCTCCTTCGTCGGCTCTACACCACTGCCTGCCCCTGCCACTGCTGTGAAGAAGATGACTCCAGCAGTTTCGACTTTGCGTGCAAGAAGGGGGATGGGGGAGCTCAGCTGCAAGGTTCCGAAGCAAAACCAATCGCCATTGTCTGTCACTGCTGTTGCAGCACCAAGGAAGCAACCAATTCCTTGCTTGAGTCCAGTGGTATTACGCCCTTGCTAG